In Humulus lupulus chromosome 7, drHumLupu1.1, whole genome shotgun sequence, the following are encoded in one genomic region:
- the LOC133792563 gene encoding uncharacterized protein LOC133792563, whose translation MATISITQPRRQIVAFRRSSDNKYLSATQIHGLTYLQFTATELSDKTIAHELVSARDGLVRIKSIATGHFWKRSPTSNWIFASDDSCPCDEDANMLFLPVKLDENEVAYRNHENQMFCKSRSPDGKRECLIASAPDLSDVAKMELVDIPGY comes from the coding sequence ATGGCTACCATCTCAATTACTCAGCCTCGACGCCAAATCGTGGCCTTCAGGCGGAGCAGCGATAATAAATATCTGAGCGCCACTCAGATCCATGGCCTAACTTATCTGCAGTTCACTGCCACTGAACTGAGCGACAAAACTATAGCACATGAGTTAGTCAGCGCTCGCGATGGATTAGTCCGCATAAAATCCATTGCGACCGGACATTTCTGGAAGCGCAGCCCCACATCCAACTGGATCTTTGCCTCCGACGACAGTTGTCCGTGCGACGAAGATGCTAACATGCTGTTCCTTCCGGTGAAACTCGACGAGAACGAAGTTGCATACCGCAACCATGAAAACCAGATGTTCTGCAAGAGTCGTTCCCCGGACGGCAAGAGAGAGTGTCTCATTGCCTCCGCGCCCGACCTGTCTGATGTGGCGAAGATGGAGCTGGTGGACATCCCAGGTTATTAA